CGATTGACGAAGTTCTCTCCTACGAGGCGAAGTTACGCAAATGAAGTCCATTTTGTTTGAAATAGTGGGCGAGCCAGTAGCTCAAGGCCGCCCAAGAGCTGGAAAAACCGCAAAAGGGAAAACGGTGTTATACGATCCACTCAAGTCGCGAGATTTTAAACAGTATGTTCAACTGGTAGCTAGTCAACATGCACCAAGCAATTTGATTGAAGGGCCAATTGTTTTGCACGTAGATATTTACAAATCAATCCCGAAAGCCCTGCAGACAAAGCCCAAGCAAAAGCTGATTGAAGCTGGGCAACTACGGCCAATCACAAAGCCGGATGTAGACAACTATGTAAAAGGAGTAAAAGACGGGATGAACAAAATTATCTGGAATGACGACAGCCAAGTTGTGGAATTAACTGTTCGCAAATTTTACAGCAACAATCCTAAAGTGGTTGTTTGTGTGAAATATGACGAGTGATTCAGACGTTCCAGACTAATAAAATGCAGCATTAAGAGG
The Paenisporosarcina cavernae genome window above contains:
- a CDS encoding RusA family crossover junction endodeoxyribonuclease: MKSILFEIVGEPVAQGRPRAGKTAKGKTVLYDPLKSRDFKQYVQLVASQHAPSNLIEGPIVLHVDIYKSIPKALQTKPKQKLIEAGQLRPITKPDVDNYVKGVKDGMNKIIWNDDSQVVELTVRKFYSNNPKVVVCVKYDE